The genomic interval AAAAGTATATTTGTCTTGTAATCTTCAAAACTTTTTCTATGTTTTTTCATTTTCGTTTTAGCTCCTTACTTTTTCATCGGGATTAGTCCTAATACAGGTAATTTTAAATACCCTTCTGCATCTTCAGGTGTTTTAAAAGAATGGTTAATGTATTCAAGTATAAAGGCTAATGTAATTCCTACCATAATTGAGCATAGAGCACCAATAAGTAAATTTCGTGTTTTGGTTGGCTTTATTGGTAGTAATGGGACCAATGCAGGTTCTATAATCCTGATATTTCCAATCTTTATTGCCTCAGAAATCATAGATTCTTGTTGCTTTTCTAGAAGGATATTATACATCTTTTCAGTGGATTCCACTTCACGGGTAAGCATGGCTAAGACCATCTCCTTTTCTGCTAAACCCTCAAGTTTTGATTTATATTCATTGATGGTTGTAATTAATGCGTTTCCTTTTGACTCTAAAGCATTTATCTCAGTTTCAAACATTATTATTTTTTCTTTTATATTTTCATGAATAGGATTTAATGTTGAAACCTCCTGACTAATAACCTTTTCTACTTCACTCTTTATTCTTGCGGTAACCTCCTTAATCTCAGATTCTACTTCTCTAACCTTTGGATGGGTTTTACCATATTTTTTTAATAAAGTTGGTAACTTAATCTCTAAAGATGTCAATTCTGCCTTGAGGTCTTTAACGATAGGATTTTCACTAATAGTTGTCGAGGAGATTATTTTTTCATCCTGAAGTTTAAATTTCTCTTTTAAATTCCTGTAATTTTCATTTAATTCCTTTTTATTTGCCTGTAATTTATAATACTCTGCCTCAAAATTTGCGATGCTTGCTACTTTACTTTGCACCTCAGTAGGTAGTGACATAATTCCTTCCTGCTCTTTAAATTGCTTAAGGTTATCTTCATACTTTTTTAATTTAGATTCCATAGTTTTTAATTGTTCTGTAATGAAATAATACGCGTTTCTGGCTTCACTACTTTTAATATCAAGTGATTGGTCGATATAAACCTGAACTATGGTATTGGCAATTTTTGCGGACATCTTAGCATTATGGTCTGTAACTCCGACCATGATAATATCTGTCGTTTTAATAGGAACAATTTGAACACTCTCTTTTACCTTATTTACAACTATTCGAAAATGCGAAAGTCCTTCTCCTCTATCTTTTTCAGGTAAAAGATGTCCTGGAATTATCTTTTTGATAGAAGATTTGATAGAATTGATACATTTTTCACTAAAGGTGGGGGTTATTCTTCTTTTATCCAAATTTAATCTTCTAACTGTTTCCTCAATTATCGGATTACTTTTTATTATTTCACTTTGTGTCTTCAGGACATCACTTCCTCGTGCAAGTGATACTTCACTCAACTCTTCGGAAAATGGAACTTCCACACCTTTAGGTCCTTCTATTAAAACCTTTACGATTGACAGATAGGTTGGTCTTTGAAGATTATTTCCAATAATGACCATAATGATGGTGAATAGGAAGATAAGAATTATCATCCATTTCCTTTTATATAA from bacterium carries:
- a CDS encoding GumC family protein, with translation MIHYTSSINYIEILYKRKWMIILIFLFTIIMVIIGNNLQRPTYLSIVKVLIEGPKGVEVPFSEELSEVSLARGSDVLKTQSEIIKSNPIIEETVRRLNLDKRRITPTFSEKCINSIKSSIKKIIPGHLLPEKDRGEGLSHFRIVVNKVKESVQIVPIKTTDIIMVGVTDHNAKMSAKIANTIVQVYIDQSLDIKSSEARNAYYFITEQLKTMESKLKKYEDNLKQFKEQEGIMSLPTEVQSKVASIANFEAEYYKLQANKKELNENYRNLKEKFKLQDEKIISSTTISENPIVKDLKAELTSLEIKLPTLLKKYGKTHPKVREVESEIKEVTARIKSEVEKVISQEVSTLNPIHENIKEKIIMFETEINALESKGNALITTINEYKSKLEGLAEKEMVLAMLTREVESTEKMYNILLEKQQESMISEAIKIGNIRIIEPALVPLLPIKPTKTRNLLIGALCSIMVGITLAFILEYINHSFKTPEDAEGYLKLPVLGLIPMKK